The proteins below are encoded in one region of Anaerosporomusa subterranea:
- the glgA gene encoding glycogen synthase GlgA: protein MLKVLLVAAEAVPFVKTGGLADVMGSLPKALRNLGIDARVIIPKYGDIPGQFKEEFERVAELTVPVGWRNQYCGVEAYTCDGVPFYFIDNEYYFRRAGLYGYYDDGERFAFFSRAVPAILPHIDFQPDVLHCHDWHAAMAIVMMGAHHRQDPFYANIRTMFTIHNLKYQGVFAPDVLGELLSLGPEYFTAETLEFHGAVNYMKGGLVFADAVTTVSPSYAMEIQSPWFGEQLDGILRKRQDELHGILNGIDCELYNPATDPALFINYTWRSIKRKQRNKMKLQELLGLPVSESIPMVAIVSRLVEAKGLDLVTGVLDELLDLNVQLVILGTGDEKYEGMFRVAGHQRPNQVSANIFFDETLARRIYAASDLFLMPSQFEPCGIGQLIAMRYGSLPVVRETGGLRDTVTPYDQTTGAGCGFRFTNYNAHDLLRTLEDAVALYEQPEVWTKLAQQAMRQDFSWGRSATLYRDLYQTL, encoded by the coding sequence ATGTTAAAAGTCCTGTTGGTCGCTGCCGAAGCCGTGCCTTTTGTGAAGACCGGCGGATTAGCAGATGTAATGGGCTCTCTGCCTAAGGCGCTGCGTAATCTGGGAATCGATGCGAGAGTTATCATTCCGAAATATGGAGATATTCCTGGCCAGTTTAAAGAAGAATTCGAAAGAGTTGCTGAACTGACCGTGCCGGTTGGCTGGCGCAATCAGTATTGTGGTGTGGAAGCCTATACCTGTGATGGAGTTCCCTTTTATTTCATTGACAATGAATACTATTTCCGCCGCGCCGGTCTGTACGGCTATTATGATGACGGCGAGCGCTTCGCATTCTTTTCGCGGGCTGTGCCGGCTATTCTGCCACATATCGACTTTCAGCCTGATGTGTTGCATTGCCATGATTGGCATGCGGCGATGGCTATCGTTATGATGGGGGCTCACCACCGGCAAGATCCGTTTTATGCCAATATCCGCACAATGTTTACTATTCATAACTTAAAATATCAAGGTGTGTTTGCGCCTGATGTATTAGGTGAGTTGCTCAGTCTGGGGCCTGAGTATTTTACGGCCGAAACGCTGGAATTTCACGGCGCGGTAAACTATATGAAAGGTGGGCTTGTGTTCGCCGATGCAGTGACAACCGTGAGCCCCTCCTATGCAATGGAAATTCAGAGTCCCTGGTTTGGTGAACAGCTTGATGGTATACTCCGCAAACGGCAGGATGAACTGCATGGCATCCTAAACGGTATTGACTGTGAGCTGTACAATCCAGCGACCGATCCGGCGCTGTTTATTAACTATACCTGGCGTTCGATCAAACGCAAACAGCGTAATAAGATGAAACTTCAAGAATTGTTGGGATTGCCGGTTTCGGAATCGATCCCCATGGTTGCCATCGTGTCTCGGCTGGTTGAAGCTAAGGGGCTTGATCTGGTGACCGGGGTGCTTGATGAGCTTCTTGACTTGAATGTCCAATTGGTGATACTAGGCACTGGGGATGAAAAGTATGAAGGTATGTTCCGAGTGGCAGGACATCAAAGACCAAATCAGGTATCAGCAAACATCTTTTTTGACGAGACTTTAGCCAGACGCATTTACGCGGCCAGTGATTTGTTCCTGATGCCGTCACAGTTTGAACCGTGTGGCATTGGTCAGTTAATTGCCATGCGTTACGGCAGTTTGCCTGTCGTCCGCGAGACCGGCGGTTTGCGCGATACTGTAACCCCGTACGACCAGACAACAGGAGCCGGTTGCGGCTTCCGGTTCACTAATTACAACGCTCATGATTTGCTGCGTACGTTGGAAGACGCTGTGGCATTATATGAACAGCCGGAAGTCTGGACGAAGCTGGCGCAGCAGGCGATGCGTCAAGACTTCAGTTGGGGACGGTCTGCTACCCTGTATCGTGACTTGTATCAGACCCTGTAA
- a CDS encoding glycogen/starch/alpha-glucan phosphorylase — translation MSQHEEFRAAFSEKTQTLLGKSLSDSSLQDKYTVLGALLRDQISQLWVKTNDEYLHRGERQVYYFSIEFLLGRLLGSNLLNMGVAETRRQELSSLGIDLSQLEQQEPDAGLGNGGLGRLAACFLDSAASLHLPVHGCGIRYKYGLFEQKLVDGYQTELPDNWLKNGSVWEMRKGDKAVEVRFYGQVQLKPTDSGRLKVEHTNYWPVLAVPYDVPVIGFNNQTVNTLRLWNAEVMPDDPNSFDRTNPLKALEYRYTVESITEILYPDDTHYEGRVLRLKQQYFFVSAGLQSIVRRYKKKNGSLADFDEKIAVHINDTHPVLVIPELMRILMDQEGMSWDQAWQITVNTVSYTNHTILPEALEKWPVDILRELLPRIFMIIEEINERFCRELWGHYPGEWNRIAAMAIINEGYVHMAHLAVAGSNSVNGVAKIHTEILKKDVMKRFYQLYPYKFNNKTNGITHRRWLLKANPGLSKLITSAIGSSWIHHPAYLASLSRLAGDVAFGESVAAVKRANKERLARHIQDKYGITLDCNAIFDVQVKRIHLYKRQQLNALHILDIYNRLRENPDLDITPRVFLFAGKAAPGYYLAKRVIKLINCLGELINNDPIVRDRLKVVYLENYSVSLGEIIFPAADVSEQISTASKEASGTGNMKFMMNGAVTLGTMDGANIEIREEVGDDNIVIFGLTAEEVINYYQTGSYRPREMLADPRLRLVLDQLCNGFLPTPAAEFCALHDSLIDYDEYFVLKDFASYADAQTKIDRLFADRKRWNGMAIRNIAQSGFFSSDRTISEYAIGIWKINPVPIGNPYWMEES, via the coding sequence TTGAGTCAACACGAAGAGTTCAGGGCGGCCTTCAGTGAGAAAACACAGACCTTGCTGGGCAAGAGTTTGTCAGATTCCAGCTTGCAGGACAAATACACTGTGCTGGGTGCTCTGCTTCGGGACCAAATCAGCCAATTGTGGGTAAAAACCAATGATGAATATCTGCATCGTGGCGAGCGCCAGGTATATTACTTCTCAATTGAGTTCCTGTTGGGGCGGTTGCTGGGGTCAAACTTATTGAACATGGGAGTTGCTGAAACCAGACGACAAGAATTAAGCAGTCTTGGAATTGACCTTAGCCAGCTCGAACAACAGGAGCCGGATGCGGGTCTAGGCAATGGCGGACTGGGCAGATTAGCTGCTTGCTTTCTTGATTCAGCCGCCTCACTTCATTTGCCGGTGCATGGCTGTGGTATCCGCTATAAATATGGATTGTTTGAACAGAAACTTGTTGATGGTTATCAGACTGAGCTGCCGGATAACTGGTTAAAAAACGGATCTGTCTGGGAGATGCGCAAAGGCGATAAAGCGGTCGAGGTCCGTTTTTATGGTCAAGTCCAGCTCAAACCGACCGATAGCGGCAGGCTGAAAGTCGAACACACCAACTATTGGCCTGTACTAGCTGTACCTTACGATGTGCCTGTTATCGGCTTTAATAACCAGACGGTTAATACTCTTCGGTTATGGAATGCTGAGGTCATGCCGGATGATCCGAACAGCTTTGACCGGACGAACCCGCTGAAGGCACTCGAATACCGCTATACGGTTGAGTCGATCACGGAAATACTGTATCCTGATGACACTCACTATGAAGGCCGTGTTCTGCGGCTGAAACAACAATATTTCTTTGTGTCAGCCGGACTGCAGAGTATTGTGCGCCGTTATAAGAAAAAGAACGGATCGCTAGCCGATTTTGATGAAAAAATCGCCGTCCATATCAATGACACCCACCCGGTTCTGGTGATTCCCGAATTAATGCGCATTCTGATGGATCAGGAAGGTATGAGTTGGGATCAAGCCTGGCAAATTACCGTGAACACAGTCTCTTATACCAATCATACGATTTTGCCGGAGGCGCTGGAAAAGTGGCCTGTTGATATTTTGCGGGAGTTACTGCCGCGCATCTTCATGATTATCGAAGAAATTAACGAACGCTTTTGCCGGGAACTGTGGGGACACTATCCCGGTGAGTGGAATCGTATCGCCGCCATGGCGATCATCAACGAAGGCTATGTCCATATGGCACATTTGGCAGTGGCTGGCAGCAACAGTGTCAACGGAGTAGCCAAGATTCACACTGAGATTTTGAAGAAAGACGTTATGAAACGTTTTTATCAGTTATACCCGTATAAATTTAACAACAAGACCAACGGCATTACCCACCGCCGCTGGCTGTTAAAGGCTAATCCAGGCCTGTCGAAGCTGATCACATCGGCAATTGGCTCGAGCTGGATTCATCATCCAGCCTATTTAGCTAGTCTAAGCCGTTTGGCCGGTGATGTTGCGTTTGGCGAATCGGTCGCGGCAGTTAAACGTGCCAATAAAGAACGCCTTGCTCGCCATATTCAGGATAAGTATGGCATAACGCTTGACTGTAATGCGATATTTGATGTTCAAGTCAAGCGTATTCATCTCTATAAACGGCAGCAATTAAATGCGCTGCACATTCTGGATATTTATAACCGATTGCGGGAAAATCCGGACCTTGATATCACACCGCGCGTATTTTTATTTGCTGGCAAGGCGGCACCAGGCTACTATCTTGCCAAACGAGTGATTAAATTGATTAATTGTCTAGGAGAACTGATCAACAACGATCCTATAGTCAGAGACCGGTTAAAGGTGGTGTACCTTGAAAATTACAGCGTCTCGCTGGGGGAAATAATCTTTCCGGCAGCAGATGTGAGTGAGCAAATTTCGACTGCCAGTAAGGAAGCCTCAGGCACTGGCAATATGAAGTTTATGATGAATGGTGCTGTTACGTTAGGCACGATGGATGGCGCTAATATCGAAATCCGCGAAGAAGTCGGTGACGACAATATCGTTATCTTTGGCTTGACGGCTGAAGAAGTCATTAACTATTACCAGACAGGCAGCTACCGGCCGCGCGAAATGTTGGCAGATCCGCGGTTGCGCCTGGTACTTGATCAGCTTTGCAATGGTTTTTTGCCAACGCCTGCAGCTGAGTTTTGCGCGCTACACGACTCGCTAATCGACTATGACGAGTATTTCGTGCTCAAAGATTTTGCCAGCTATGCGGATGCTCAGACAAAGATTGACCGCTTATTCGCTGACCGGAAGCGCTGGAACGGCATGGCGATCCGCAATATCGCGCAATCCGGCTTTTTCTCCAGCGATCGCACCATTTCTGAATATGCTATTGGAATCTGGAAGATTAATCCTGTCCCGATCGGCAACCCGTATTGGATGGAGGAGAGCTAA
- the malQ gene encoding 4-alpha-glucanotransferase, which translates to MQLAQDWVVHHSHLALYRQPFGAASCGQTIEIALGLRADRANEVEVASLRLWCEQSGETLLPLEPAGGEQGWLRLATTFAAPEAACLLWYYFILVLRGGDILYYGNNELNLGGAGRLSSTQPPSYQVTVVPETATTPDWWKRSVIYQIFPDRFANGRPDGSVLSPRKGSLLHANWDDNPVYVKDERGHVLTYDFFGGNLAGVRKKLPYLKDLGIHVIYFNPLFDSVSNHKYDTADYHHVDPMFGSDQEFKELCAEAKTAGISILLDGVFSHTGSDSLYFNREGTYPELGAFQSQESSYYPWYRFIEFPERYDCWWGVDALPNVNEMEPSFREFIISGADSVLRHWLKQGAKGWRLDVVDELPDEFVKEFRQSLKQADPEAILLGEVWEDASHKVSYGKLREYFWGNELDSVMNYPFRQAVLDFLLLRVDSVSVHQTLMSLYENYPKQHFYSVMNLIGSHDVARVLTLLGEAVPEEELAGVSARMRARLSPKQRALGLARLKLAVLWQMTFPGTPSVYYGDEAGLEGYRDPLNRRTYPWGQEDSTLVAWYRQLISLRNTYSVLQTGDWQSLPLTDDVYGYFRTICGGCDEFGNLAEDNTALILINRSNSLQEFTVTVPEGIETMSDMLCGEQEFAVKAGELSVILAPFEGKILLHRPAARPRGAGVLLHPTCLPSPHGIGDLGPEAYSFVDWLVAAKQQYWQILPLCPPGLGDSPYQALSAFAGNPLLISPELLVHEGLLAADEVAAAVTANSFPADCVKFKQVSAHKENLFRLAFTRFVSGPDFQAFCEQEAGWLEDYVLFMALSKQYQGQVWTDWPRGAADRMPEDLERLRGELASELAYQRFLQYWFSRQWSQLKQYANSRGVSIIGDLPLFVAHHSADVWANRDLFSLDESGRPDKVAGVPPDYFSVTGQLWGNPQYRWERLKSDDYCWWRERLKSQFQQADIVRIDHFRGLAAYWEIAAEAVTAINGRWVNGPGADFLLTCFRHLETATFIAEDLGVITPDVNELRWRFALPGMQVLHFAFSPEQMKDEKHTILYTGTHDNNTTLGWLRSLRRSDVELYHQVRRHTGADDTLTDREMTSHLVRFALSRHADTVILPLQDILLLGAEARMNKPGKAAGNWGWRMAKDCLTETISRELANWVETYDRALINSR; encoded by the coding sequence ATGCAGCTAGCGCAGGACTGGGTTGTGCATCATTCGCATCTGGCTCTATATCGCCAGCCGTTCGGCGCGGCGTCATGCGGGCAAACAATCGAAATTGCCCTAGGACTTCGGGCTGATCGGGCAAATGAGGTGGAAGTCGCTTCGCTGCGATTATGGTGTGAACAGAGTGGCGAAACTCTTTTGCCACTTGAACCGGCTGGCGGCGAGCAGGGCTGGCTGCGACTGGCGACAACGTTCGCGGCTCCGGAAGCAGCTTGTTTGTTGTGGTACTACTTTATCCTCGTCCTGCGGGGCGGGGATATCCTGTATTATGGCAATAATGAGCTAAATCTCGGCGGGGCAGGTCGCCTTTCCTCTACTCAGCCGCCTTCTTACCAAGTCACAGTTGTTCCAGAAACTGCGACTACGCCGGACTGGTGGAAGCGTTCAGTTATTTATCAGATATTCCCTGACCGTTTTGCTAATGGCAGACCTGATGGGTCAGTACTATCACCGCGAAAGGGCAGTCTGCTGCATGCCAACTGGGATGATAACCCGGTTTATGTGAAAGATGAGCGTGGCCATGTGTTGACCTATGACTTTTTCGGCGGCAATCTAGCCGGTGTCAGAAAGAAACTGCCCTATCTTAAAGACCTGGGTATCCATGTGATTTACTTCAATCCACTATTTGATTCAGTCAGCAACCACAAATATGATACAGCCGATTATCACCACGTTGACCCGATGTTTGGCAGTGACCAAGAGTTTAAAGAGCTGTGTGCCGAGGCGAAAACAGCGGGAATCTCTATCCTGCTTGATGGCGTATTTAGCCATACCGGCAGTGATAGTCTATATTTTAACCGGGAAGGGACCTATCCAGAGTTGGGGGCGTTTCAGTCGCAAGAGTCCTCCTATTACCCCTGGTACCGGTTTATCGAGTTTCCGGAGCGCTATGACTGTTGGTGGGGAGTTGACGCTCTGCCCAATGTGAATGAGATGGAGCCTTCCTTCCGAGAATTCATTATCAGCGGCGCTGACAGCGTATTACGTCACTGGTTGAAGCAGGGAGCAAAAGGCTGGAGGCTTGATGTTGTCGACGAACTGCCTGATGAATTTGTCAAAGAGTTTCGCCAATCGTTAAAGCAGGCAGACCCGGAGGCCATCTTACTCGGCGAAGTTTGGGAAGACGCGTCGCATAAGGTGAGCTATGGCAAACTACGCGAGTACTTTTGGGGCAATGAACTTGACTCGGTGATGAATTATCCCTTCCGTCAAGCAGTGCTCGACTTTCTGCTACTACGAGTCGACTCTGTCAGTGTGCATCAGACGTTAATGAGTTTGTATGAGAACTACCCGAAACAGCATTTTTATTCAGTGATGAACCTGATTGGCAGTCATGATGTAGCGCGCGTTCTCACTCTGCTTGGTGAAGCTGTTCCTGAAGAGGAACTGGCAGGAGTAAGCGCGCGGATGCGGGCCCGCCTCAGCCCTAAGCAGCGAGCGTTAGGCTTAGCGCGACTCAAATTGGCAGTATTATGGCAAATGACCTTTCCCGGAACACCATCTGTGTACTATGGTGATGAAGCCGGACTGGAGGGCTATCGCGATCCACTGAATCGCCGCACCTATCCTTGGGGTCAGGAGGACAGCACACTTGTCGCCTGGTATCGGCAGCTTATTTCATTACGCAACACCTATTCGGTTTTACAGACAGGCGATTGGCAATCACTGCCTCTGACTGATGATGTTTATGGCTATTTCCGAACTATTTGCGGCGGTTGTGACGAATTTGGTAACTTGGCTGAAGATAACACAGCTTTAATCTTGATCAACCGCAGCAACTCTCTGCAGGAATTTACTGTGACTGTTCCCGAAGGCATAGAAACAATGTCTGATATGTTATGCGGCGAGCAGGAATTTGCGGTGAAAGCTGGTGAACTATCAGTTATACTAGCTCCCTTTGAAGGGAAGATTCTGCTGCATCGGCCGGCAGCGCGACCACGAGGCGCAGGAGTGCTGCTACATCCTACCTGTCTGCCATCACCGCACGGGATTGGCGATCTGGGGCCTGAGGCATACTCGTTTGTTGACTGGTTGGTTGCTGCTAAACAGCAATATTGGCAGATACTGCCTTTGTGTCCGCCCGGGCTTGGTGACTCGCCCTACCAGGCTCTCTCCGCTTTTGCAGGCAATCCATTACTCATCTCGCCGGAGTTATTAGTACACGAGGGACTGCTTGCCGCTGACGAAGTCGCCGCGGCAGTGACGGCAAATAGCTTCCCGGCAGACTGCGTCAAGTTTAAGCAAGTATCAGCTCATAAGGAAAACTTGTTTCGGCTGGCATTTACGCGCTTTGTCAGCGGGCCGGACTTCCAGGCGTTTTGTGAACAAGAAGCTGGCTGGCTGGAGGACTATGTCCTGTTCATGGCTCTCTCTAAACAGTATCAGGGGCAGGTCTGGACTGACTGGCCGCGCGGAGCGGCTGACCGGATGCCTGAAGACCTGGAGCGGCTGCGTGGTGAACTGGCGAGTGAGTTGGCTTATCAGCGTTTTTTGCAGTATTGGTTCTCCCGGCAATGGTCTCAGCTGAAACAATATGCCAATAGCCGTGGTGTCAGCATTATCGGCGACTTGCCGCTGTTTGTCGCGCATCATTCTGCTGATGTATGGGCTAATCGCGACTTATTTTCCCTCGACGAATCAGGCCGGCCAGATAAAGTGGCCGGAGTGCCGCCAGATTATTTTTCCGTGACCGGACAGTTGTGGGGCAATCCCCAATATCGTTGGGAGCGGCTGAAATCTGATGATTACTGCTGGTGGCGTGAACGGCTGAAAAGCCAATTTCAGCAGGCTGATATTGTGCGTATTGACCACTTTAGGGGTCTCGCGGCCTACTGGGAGATTGCAGCAGAAGCGGTAACCGCGATTAATGGGCGCTGGGTAAATGGTCCGGGAGCAGACTTCTTGCTGACTTGTTTTCGCCATCTGGAAACAGCGACTTTCATTGCCGAGGACCTTGGTGTTATTACTCCTGATGTTAATGAACTGCGTTGGCGCTTTGCCCTGCCAGGCATGCAGGTGCTGCACTTCGCGTTTTCCCCGGAACAGATGAAAGATGAAAAACATACCATCCTTTATACCGGAACGCATGACAATAATACAACGTTAGGCTGGCTGCGGAGTTTGCGCCGCAGCGACGTTGAGCTTTACCATCAGGTTCGCCGTCATACCGGAGCAGATGACACTCTGACTGATCGGGAAATGACGAGTCACTTGGTGCGCTTCGCCTTAAGCCGTCACGCCGATACTGTTATTCTGCCGCTGCAGGACATTCTGCTGCTGGGAGCTGAAGCAAGAATGAATAAGCCGGGTAAGGCTGCCGGCAATTGGGGCTGGCGTATGGCAAAGGATTGTCTGACAGAAACTATTTCCCGGGAATTGGCGAATTGGGTAGAAACTTATGACCGAGCTCTCATTAATTCACGATAG
- a CDS encoding HpcH/HpaI aldolase family protein, whose product MNKTMCDTQAVFIEKLANRTPTLGTFIVTGDPFVTEIFGWAGFDFVVIDTEHSPNDISAVVNHIRAAELSGLSPIVRVTKNDPSLILRVLDNGASGIVVPQVNTAAEAKAVVKAARYAPQGERGIAGVVRAARCGFTPMEQYIENANKQVQVIVQIEHIEAVQNLEEILAVEGIDGIFIGPTDLSQSMGITGQFNDPALRDVISQVVEQTKASDKWIGIFCVNAADAKNWADKGAVLLTIATDTMLIAQAARELKQQVNI is encoded by the coding sequence ATGAATAAAACTATGTGTGATACACAGGCTGTTTTTATTGAGAAACTGGCAAATCGTACTCCAACTCTTGGTACCTTTATCGTGACCGGCGATCCGTTTGTTACTGAAATATTCGGCTGGGCCGGCTTCGACTTTGTTGTTATTGATACAGAACATTCACCAAATGACATCAGTGCTGTCGTCAATCACATCCGTGCAGCTGAGTTGAGCGGCTTAAGCCCGATTGTTCGGGTAACTAAGAATGATCCCAGCTTGATCTTGCGGGTTCTTGATAATGGCGCTAGTGGTATTGTTGTCCCCCAGGTCAACACAGCGGCAGAAGCGAAAGCCGTGGTCAAAGCTGCTCGCTACGCTCCGCAAGGGGAGCGGGGTATCGCTGGCGTCGTCCGGGCGGCACGGTGTGGTTTTACCCCGATGGAGCAATATATTGAGAACGCCAATAAACAAGTTCAGGTAATTGTGCAAATTGAACATATTGAAGCAGTACAAAACCTTGAAGAAATTCTTGCAGTCGAAGGTATTGACGGCATCTTTATCGGACCGACCGATTTGTCGCAGTCAATGGGCATTACCGGGCAATTTAATGATCCGGCCTTAAGAGATGTGATTAGCCAGGTGGTTGAGCAGACCAAAGCATCAGATAAATGGATTGGTATCTTTTGCGTTAACGCTGCAGACGCCAAAAACTGGGCAGACAAAGGTGCAGTATTATTGACAATCGCTACTGATACCATGCTGATTGCCCAGGCGGCGCGGGAACTTAAACAGCAAGTGAATATCTAA
- a CDS encoding aspartyl-phosphate phosphatase Spo0E family protein, translating into MSEIRALLCKVEELREQLHATIKGRALTDPKVLVMSQQLDQALNEYRCVNKAVKNDKR; encoded by the coding sequence ATGTCGGAAATTCGAGCCTTGCTATGCAAGGTGGAGGAATTACGCGAACAATTGCATGCAACGATAAAAGGCAGAGCATTAACTGATCCTAAAGTTCTTGTGATGAGCCAGCAGTTGGATCAGGCGTTAAATGAATATCGATGTGTTAACAAGGCAGTCAAGAACGATAAGCGATGA
- a CDS encoding sodium:proton antiporter, with amino-acid sequence MIRSVRRSLVFLAFLLVGLLYFPSSVALAASGESLGNQLPMWSVIPFAGILLSIALFPLLAPHFWEHNMGKVSLFWSIAFFVPFLMGYGFDRAVYQLLHIYVIDYIPFIILLTGLFAISGGITVRGSLTGTPLLNTTILAIGSVLASIIGTTGASMLLLRPLIRALACRRNKAHTIVFFIFIVSNIGGSLTPIGDPPLFLGFLHGVTFFWTLKLLPLFLLNVSVLLVVYFVLDSYLLRRERGSLLAASSRRHQPISIAGMNNFILLAGVIGAIVLSGTFAKHPFFFDAAAGHDRGIPLFAIDGHMLVMPLMNVFRDGIILLLAWFSMRSTPIRLRKENNFTWNPIKEVAILFAGIFATIIPAIAILQARGGELGVTSAAQFFWASGALSSFLDNAPTYLTFLSLAGGLGLNAGVWTDLGFVTPEVLMAISAGSVFMGANTYIGNAPNFMVRSIAEENEIKMPSFFGYMAWSGCVLIPLFILDTLIFFMK; translated from the coding sequence ATGATCAGGTCTGTTCGTCGGTCTCTGGTTTTCCTGGCTTTTCTGTTGGTAGGGTTGCTGTATTTTCCTTCATCTGTCGCGCTCGCTGCATCTGGCGAAAGCCTAGGAAATCAACTTCCGATGTGGAGTGTCATTCCCTTTGCTGGAATTTTGTTGTCCATTGCCCTATTCCCCTTGCTTGCACCGCATTTCTGGGAGCACAACATGGGCAAAGTCAGTTTGTTTTGGAGTATCGCTTTCTTCGTGCCGTTTTTGATGGGTTATGGTTTTGACCGTGCTGTATATCAACTATTGCATATTTATGTAATTGACTATATCCCCTTCATCATTTTACTGACCGGTTTATTTGCTATCTCGGGTGGTATCACTGTTCGTGGCTCGCTGACAGGGACACCGCTGCTGAATACTACTATTTTAGCGATTGGTTCTGTACTGGCCAGCATTATCGGGACCACCGGCGCATCAATGCTATTATTGCGCCCTCTTATACGGGCGTTGGCTTGTCGTCGCAATAAGGCCCACACGATTGTTTTCTTTATTTTCATTGTCAGCAATATTGGCGGCTCACTTACACCGATCGGCGATCCGCCGCTATTTCTTGGCTTTTTGCATGGGGTGACTTTTTTTTGGACGCTGAAGCTCCTGCCACTTTTCTTGTTAAATGTCTCTGTCTTATTGGTTGTGTATTTCGTTCTCGACTCCTATTTATTGCGTCGTGAGAGAGGGTCTTTGCTGGCTGCATCTTCCCGTAGACATCAGCCGATTTCTATTGCAGGAATGAATAACTTTATCCTGCTTGCAGGCGTGATTGGTGCTATCGTGCTTAGTGGCACCTTTGCAAAACACCCTTTCTTCTTTGATGCTGCCGCCGGGCATGACCGTGGAATTCCTTTATTTGCGATAGATGGCCATATGCTGGTTATGCCGCTGATGAATGTGTTCCGGGACGGTATTATCCTGCTGCTGGCTTGGTTTTCAATGCGGTCTACGCCTATCAGGCTGCGCAAGGAGAATAACTTTACCTGGAATCCAATAAAAGAAGTCGCTATATTGTTTGCTGGCATTTTTGCCACGATTATTCCGGCGATTGCGATTTTGCAAGCTCGTGGCGGCGAACTTGGCGTTACCAGTGCAGCACAGTTCTTTTGGGCTTCAGGTGCCCTATCAAGTTTTCTGGATAATGCTCCTACTTACCTGACGTTTTTATCCCTGGCAGGTGGTTTGGGTCTAAATGCAGGAGTCTGGACCGATCTTGGCTTTGTCACTCCCGAGGTGTTAATGGCTATCTCCGCCGGTTCGGTATTTATGGGTGCCAACACCTATATCGGCAATGCGCCAAATTTCATGGTGCGTTCGATTGCAGAAGAAAACGAAATCAAAATGCCCAGCTTCTTCGGCTACATGGCCTGGTCGGGCTGTGTACTGATTCCGTTGTTCATTTTGGATACGCTGATCTTCTTCATGAAGTAG
- a CDS encoding IclR family transcriptional regulator, producing the protein MGKQFLEVQSLQRALDILESIACSTKPVPLKTLADITGLPKSTVYRLLGNLENREYVRCNQDGSYQLGLKFLVLSQRADQSFELKQLVRPFLLQLSELTRETVHLGMLQQGKVVYGDTVDSPQSVRLVAQLGSNNPIHCTSLGKALLMNTPDEQILLMLDAAGMERRTEFTLTTQEEFLADMARVRKRGYSFDDRESAVECRCVGAPIYDHDGNVVAAISISGPASRFSLELIECEVAPKLLVATQKISRFLGMMSI; encoded by the coding sequence ATGGGGAAGCAATTTTTAGAAGTTCAATCCTTGCAGAGAGCCTTAGATATTTTAGAATCAATCGCTTGTTCGACCAAACCGGTGCCGCTCAAAACGTTAGCCGATATTACTGGTTTACCGAAATCGACAGTTTACCGATTATTAGGTAACCTAGAAAATCGGGAGTATGTGCGCTGTAATCAGGACGGCAGTTATCAATTGGGTTTAAAGTTTCTGGTGTTGAGTCAGCGTGCGGATCAAAGTTTTGAACTGAAGCAACTGGTGCGTCCGTTTCTGCTCCAGTTGAGTGAGCTGACCAGAGAGACAGTTCATCTGGGCATGCTGCAACAGGGAAAGGTTGTTTATGGTGATACTGTCGATAGCCCACAGTCTGTTCGTCTTGTTGCTCAACTCGGATCGAACAATCCGATTCATTGCACCTCCCTGGGCAAAGCATTACTGATGAATACTCCGGATGAGCAAATCCTGCTCATGCTTGATGCAGCAGGGATGGAGCGGCGTACTGAGTTTACACTCACAACTCAGGAGGAGTTTCTTGCCGATATGGCGCGAGTCAGGAAACGCGGTTATTCATTTGATGACAGGGAAAGCGCAGTTGAGTGCCGTTGTGTGGGGGCGCCGATATATGATCATGATGGTAATGTGGTTGCGGCGATTAGCATCTCCGGACCGGCAAGTCGATTTTCCCTTGAACTGATTGAATGCGAGGTCGCACCGAAATTGTTGGTTGCAACCCAAAAGATTTCGCGCTTCTTGGGTATGATGTCTATATAA